The genomic interval TGCTCGAGGTACAGGAAAATCAAGAAGGCGAAAAGGTCAATTGATAGATCAAAATGGACATTAATGTCATTCCACAAACTGGGATTCGGCGAGAATGAGATAATGGACTCCCTCGATGAAGATAATGTGATTGGAAGTGGGTCATCTGGTAAGGTTTACAAGGTGGTTCTGAGAAACGGTGAGGCTGTAGCTGTGAAAAAACTTTGGGGACATTCAAAACTGCGCAATGATGATGAAGATGTTGAAAAGGGCAAACTTAAAAGTGATGGTTTTGATGCCGAGGTTGAAACATTAGGGAAGATTAGgcacaagaatatcatcaagCTGTGGTGTTGTTGCACGACCTGGGATTGCAAACTCCTGGTTTACGAGTACATGCCAAACGGGAGCCTTTATGATTTGCTTCATAGCACAAAAAGTGGCTTACTGGACTGGCCGATAAGGTTTAAGATAGTGCTGGATTCTGCTGAGGGGCTGTCTTATTTACATCACGATTGTGTGCCTCCAATTGTTCATAGAGATGTGAAGTCGAATAATATATTGTTAGATGCAGAATATGGAGCCCGGGTTGCAGATTTTGGTGTCGCAAAAGTGGTTGATGCAAATGGAAAAGTTGTTCAATCAATGTCTGTAATCGCAGGTTCTTGTGGATACATTGCACCAGGTTAGCGACTTAATATATTTCAATGTCATCTGTTGCGAAATATTTCCTTTTTTCTTGTTAATGAAATTACACCGGTATTTGCAGAATATGCCCACACCCTACGAGTTAATGAGAAGAGTGATACATACAGTTTTGGTGTAGTTATTCTCGAGCTGCTAACAGGGAAGCTTCCTGTGGATCCCGAGTTTGGGGAGAAGGATTTGGTAAGATGGGTATGTTTCACATTAGATCAGAAAGGGATAGATCATATTATCGACCCGAAACTCGATTCATGTTTTAAGGATGAAATATGCAAAGTATTGAATATTGGCCTCCTCTGCACCAGCCCACTTCCCATTAATCGTCCATCTATGAGACGAGTAGTGAAAATGTTGCAAGAAATTAGCGCTGGAAACCAGCCAACAACTCCTGGGAAAGATGGCAAACTTACACCGTATTACTACGAAGATGTTTCGGATCAGGGAAGTGTAGCCTGACGGGTTTTAGATGTATAATGTTTTCGGTAATGAGGTGAAAAGATAAAACAGAAAGAGGAGTTGAGCCCTCTCTGCAAAATGCAAATGAATCAATACCTTTCATTGTCTGTTGGAGGAATTTTTATCTGTGGAATCATTCTATCAGGTGAATTATTTTTCATCTAAGCAGTACTTATCAGTTGGCCGTTGGAGAGATGAGTTGGTGCCTTTAATGGCAAATACTTGACATTTATGCAGGCTAGAAAAAACTCATACCCTGTGAGTTCTATCTGTTCTTGTATATTGCAGTAACTTATTACAACCACTGAGTTTGCTCCTACTGTCAGATTAACATTCAATTACCTTGTGAGGTCGCTCTGTACCATCTAATATTCAAGTGTGTTTCGGCTGTCAAAACGGGCTAGGCCCGACCAGCCCGCCACATAAAATAGTTGCTCACGTTTAACTCAGTGTGGTACACTGATAGTttctaaatttcattaaaatatgatttggggttttaaaaatttttttgagGTGAAGGaattaagtttttaattttctgaaaatctcTTATTGATATCCCAAAAGGTTATGTTCAACTCATATGGGGCGGCGGAACACTCAAAaaccttaaaattgaaaaaataatgtgTCGGTAATCTTAGCATTACGTAATCATGTAAATACAACAATGGATCGGATTGATTAttgattaatataatataattaattgatATCTATccttaacaaaaaatatttagtaatCTCAAAATATTAAAACCTATGTGTGATAttgattaatataaattaaattcagacattttttatttcaaaataaaattgaataattCCTACTATTTTgcaattataattttgaaataatggaACCTAGTAAATTTGATAATCTTGCAAGAGTACTCTTTTTTCATTTAGTTCGAATTGGACCCACTCGATTTCGGCAGTACATAGAGCTAGAGTGGACTGGGTAGCCAAGACCCAACTCAACCCTATCCCTGGCTCCAGACAGTTGGACTTATTTCTTTAAAGGCCCAAATAATTGCAAGCCCGTATCATTTTAATTCGAAGTTTTAGTgaggtaaaaaaaaatgtaaaagaaATCCAAAATATCAAACCTAATAACATTTTAAGTATTGGAATGCAGATGGAGGATTACTGGAGTTGTTTTAACCAATAATTTTCAGTGTACTAAATGAATTTGTTACTAGCATCTCGATTTTCTTGTTCAAAACCTTTATGTTGAATTAATGTTTGAAcccacatattttttttaatggaataTTGATTATTGGATTTGTTACAAGGTAAGTTGAACTAAACCGTACTACATTTTTTTTTGAGCTTCCAAAAATTAATGGAAATAAGAGGAAACCAAATTGAGTGGCTTATCAAATAACCTAACATTTCCTAACCTATAACCTTAGCAAGTATAGTTCTCCACCACTTCTTACCCGATCGAACCTCAAAGAGCACACGTTTACGTGATGAATAAATGAACGAATTTAATAACCTTTTCCTCTCTCATTTCAGTTGTATAGTGTTACTCATTTTGGTATGCTTATCTTACTTCATCGCCCTGATTATTTCCGTAGAGAAACAATCATATAATTCTCAAGGAAAATGAGTTATGGGGACGTTACAATCATCTATTATGTGGTATTATGTCTCCTGTCAATTTGTATCATGAGTTTTGCTGTCACACATTTCCTTCTCTGCAAGAAGAATCCATTAATGAAGCCGGCAGAAAGAAAGCCTCCTTCCAGCAGCCAAAGTTTCGGCATCTTCATATCCTTTTACGGATATCGACACTGCCACGGATGGCTTTAGCCACCGTAGGATCATCGGGGAAGGTCGGCTGGCACTGTGTGTATGCAGCGGTGATGCCTAGGGGAGAACTAGCTGAATTCATCCTCGACTGGTTTTAAACAACGCCGGTTTTTGCTTTTCTTCAACAATCAAATGGCTTTCATTATCTGATAACCAGCACGTGGTCCCCATAACTGGTCTGTCACAGAGGGTTCGATGTTTTATAGCCTATCATACCATgttgttaataataatatagtttGTTTAATCATTAACAGGGTTCTCGGAGGCTCCGGGGGAGAGAATAATAGTAATGGAATTTAACGGAATGCTGAGCCTGGATTTCTACTTGCACCAAAATCCCGACGGGTTGGCACTTCTCGACTGGGGACGGCAGTTGAGAATAGCCGCTGGCACTGCACGGGGCCGGGATCGAGTACCTACATGAAGTGGCGGCACCGCAAACAATACACGGCTGTGTGAAGCCATCTATTAATATACTTATAGATTCCAAGTTTCGTGCAAGAATTTTTTATTATGGGCTAAATTTTTTGGCACCGCACGACAGGGACGGGCTCGTGGGGTACGTTGATGAGAATATTGGATTGGGAAAAGGTGTGCTTCAAAGGAAACTGGATTTGGAGTGGTTCTGTTGGAATTGTTGAATGGCAGGAGAAGTTAAGGggcgggggggggggggggggggggtNAGAGAATTCCAGAGAAGCTTTCTCGTTAAGCTTTCTGTTGCGTAGCTTCCTTGGGAAGGTTTTGTTCAGCATCATGCACTGTATGAAAGTGACACCCAATAAATTATCAAACgtatttatcttttatttatgtCGGCTGAATAttctaaaattattttgctGACATAATCATCTCCACTTAATTACCTCTTACTTTGTTATATTTTCCACAATATCAATATAACTCATGTTTGATGCCTCAACGACAGGTCCAATACAATGCATTACCATGCATGAGTTTATAGttggaattaaatttaaatatttcgaGTGTTTATCTAGGTGCATCGAAGGATAACGATTGTAAGTTCGGTCGTcttcaaaaaaaagaaaagaaggaaagcTTAATTTTCAGTTAGAATGAGAGCATCttaaaacaattaaacaaaCAAGTAACTAAAAGTTTTCATGTTTCACGCACAGATATAAAAGTAGACACAATACCAATCCAAGCCACTTCTACGCACTTAACGTACGTATGATGCATCCATATAGAATTTTTGAGTGTTGTGTGGGAAAGATAACCTAAAGTGTGTGTCATGAAATTGAAAACCTAGTGATAGAATTGAAATGACATTATGCCTTGCTTGAAAGAGAAGTCTACGCCAAGAAATTAACAGAAAGAGTATATGAGGAAAATTACAGAGGTTAGGTATAAAACttattcacatataaaataATTGGCTATTTTCATATTAGTTGGCacgtatatatttttatttgtttaagtTTTACAGTGGACTAAGTACTGAACTGAAGAAGAAGCTTTAGGGGGACTCTAAATGGACACTTGAGCTGAAGCCCTTTCACTCTCCTTAGCTTAGGTAAAGAGGTGAAACGTCCCTCCATGTCTTATAGAATCAGCTCTTGCCCATTATCCACTCTATCCCTAAGTCACTTATTCCTTCTTCATTTGATCATTGTGATGGAAATTTTTTtaggtgtatatatatatatatacatacatacatatatatatgtgtgtgtgtgtgtatctttttgtaaaaataataaattaagggCCTGTGATTTTTAACCATATTAATCAATATATACAAAACACTACACCATATTAAGTAGATAAATCGTGTGTTCaaaatttacttcaaatctAAAACTTTGAATgtcatcaaaattttatttatagcaTTTACtctttaaaaatatgatttaaataataCGAAGAGTTCAATATGATTGATAGTTATTGTTTATGTGGTCTAACTAATGCTATTATCGGTCGATGTAAAAATTTAGAAACAGTTCACATTTTCATACTTTTGCAAGAATAAAGCGACCA from Primulina huaijiensis isolate GDHJ02 unplaced genomic scaffold, ASM1229523v2 scaffold43165, whole genome shotgun sequence carries:
- the LOC140969951 gene encoding receptor-like protein kinase HSL1; its protein translation is MYKDSFLGNPGLCGDIAGLCNGRSDVKNIGYVWLLRSIFILSGLVLIVGLVWFCSRYRKIKKAKRSIDRSKWTLMSFHKLGFGENEIMDSLDEDNVIGSGSSGKVYKVVLRNGEAVAVKKLWGHSKLRNDDEDVEKGKLKSDGFDAEVETLGKIRHKNIIKLWCCCTTWDCKLLVYEYMPNGSLYDLLHSTKSGLLDWPIRFKIVLDSAEGLSYLHHDCVPPIVHRDVKSNNILLDAEYGARVADFGVAKVVDANGKVVQSMSVIAGSCGYIAPEYAHTLRVNEKSDTYSFGVVILELLTGKLPVDPEFGEKDLVRWVCFTLDQKGIDHIIDPKLDSCFKDEICKVLNIGLLCTSPLPINRPSMRRVVKMLQEISAGNQPTTPGKDGKLTPYYYEDVSDQGSVA